The Colias croceus chromosome 3, ilColCroc2.1 genome includes a region encoding these proteins:
- the LOC123706257 gene encoding peptidyl-prolyl cis-trans isomerase, rhodopsin-specific isozyme-like, whose translation MCLKMNLHFVFFQVVFAQLITDINARQFRVTDQVFFDVQSEEKPIGRLVIGLFGDLAPKAVKNFKVLATKGINGKSYKGTSFNRIIKRFMIQGGDVVSDDGNGSISIYGEVFDDENLDTQHKIAGFVSMANKGKNTNGCQFIITTKGTPWLDGLHTVIGKVVDGQDLVHVIEHTPTDIDDRPTMRVYIADCGLLPTQPFYISDDPYDLWAWIKATAVPLTMSFSILGFFHWIISKLDF comes from the exons atgtgtttaaaaatgaatctcCACTTTGTGTTCTTCCAAGTTGTATTTGCACAGTTGATAACGGACATAAAT GCTAGACAATTCAGAGTTACCGATCAAGTATTCTTTGATGTACAAAGTGAAGAGAAGCCAATAGGTAGATTAGTTATTGGTTTGTTTGGGGACTTGGCACCAAAAGCGGTGAAAAACTTTAAAGTACTTGCTACAAAAGGCATTAACGGAAAATCATACAAGGGCACGAGTTTTAATCGCATTATTAAACGTTTTATGATTCAAG GAGGTGATGTTGTTTCCGATGATGGAAACGGATCAATTAGCATTTATGGTGAAGTTTTTGATGATGAGAATTTGGATACCCAGCATAAAATAGCTGGATTTGTTTCCATGGCTAATAAAG gTAAAAATACGAATGGATGCCAGTTCATCATAACAACTAAAGGCACACCATGGCTGGATGGTTTGCATACAGTTATTGGAAAA gtcGTTGATGGTCAAGATTTAGTGCATGTGATAGAGCACACGCCCACAGATATAGATGATCGTCCAACGATGCGTGTATATATAGCGGACTGTGGCCTACTGCCTACGCAACCGTTTTATATATCAGATGATCCATATGA CTTATGGGCTTGGATAAAGGCTACTGCTGTTCCGCTTACGATGTCCTTCTCTATACTTGGCTTCTTCCATTGGATAATATCAAAATTagacttttaa
- the LOC123706258 gene encoding enhancer of yellow 2 transcription factor-like, protein MTVNNTIAHQRLILSGDRERFKELLRKRLIECGWRDQVRMLCRDAVKENESNNITFDMLVSRVTPRARALVPDTVKKELLQKIKTHLLTQKDQ, encoded by the exons atgaCTGTTAACAATACAATTGCACATCAAAGATTAATTCTTAGCGGTGATCGCGAAAG gtttaaGGAATTACTGAGAAAACGATTGATAGAATGTGGATGGCGAGATCAAGTAAGAATGTTATGCCGCGATGCTGTGAAGGAAAACGAAAGCAACAACATCACTTTTGATATGCTCGTCTCAAGAGTTACACCAAGGGCAAGGGCTTTAGTTCCAGATACTGTGAAAAAGGAACTGCTgcagaaaattaaaacacatttacTTACACAAAAGGATCAATAA